Proteins encoded together in one Lathyrus oleraceus cultivar Zhongwan6 chromosome 5, CAAS_Psat_ZW6_1.0, whole genome shotgun sequence window:
- the LOC127086014 gene encoding uncharacterized protein LOC127086014, which produces MAHKNVLSLLLFVMLLLINGQGSFARYMIQENVDEIQVAQPYLDGWLKNPLKNQKHIANSNQVYLDGWLKDTRAEKTKSSQDSDQVYLDGWLKDIRAEKPKSTSESNQVYLDGWLKDTRVEKTKSTGDSNQVYLDGWLKDIRAKKEKSTPNSNQVYLDGWLKDTRAEKPKSTSESNQVYLDGWLKDTRAEIAKSTGDTNQVYLDGWLKDIRVEKEKSIPNSNQVYLDGWLKDTRAEKAKSTSESNQVYLDGWLKDTRVEKAKSTGDTNQVYLDGWLKDIRAEKEKSIPNSNQVYLDGWLKDTRAEKAKSTSESNQVYLDGWLKDTRAEKDKSTPDSNQVYLDGWLKNTQAKKTKTMSDSNQVYLDGWLKDSRTERTKATPDSNQVYLDGWLKDTRAEKTKSTSDSKQVYLDGWLKDTRAEKEKSSSDSNQVYLDGWLKDIRAEKTKSPSDSNQVYLDGWLKDIRDETTKSTSDSNQVYLDGWLKDIRAEKTKSIPDSKQGYLDGWLKNTRN; this is translated from the exons ATGGCACACAAAAATGTTTTGTCTCTCCTCCTTTTTGTCATGCTCTTGTTGATT AATGGACAAGGAAGCTTTGCCCGATATATGATACAAGAGAATGTAGATGAAATACAAGTTGCTCAACCTTACCTTGACGGTTGGCTCAAAAATCCTTTGAAGAATCAAAAACACATTGCTAACTCTAACCAAGTTtaccttgatggatggttgaaagatacTCGGGCAGAGAAAACCAAATCCTCCCAGGATTCCGATCAAGTCTAtcttgatggatggttgaaagataTCAGAGCAGAGAAACCAAAATCGACCTCTGAATCCAACCAAGTTtaccttgatggatggttgaaagatacTCGAGTTGAGAAAACAAAATCTACTGGTGACTCCAATCAAGTTTAtcttgatggatggttgaaagataTCAGAGCCAAGAAAGAAAAGTCCACACCTAACTCCAACCAAGTTtaccttgatggatggttgaaagatacTAGAGCAGAGAAACCAAAATCGACCTCTGAATCCAACCAAGTTtaccttgatggatggttgaaagatacTCGAGCTGAGATAGCAAAATCTACAGGTGACACCAACCAAGTTTAtcttgatggatggttgaaagataTCAGAGTTGAGAAAGAAAAGTCAATACCTAACTCCAACCAAGTGtaccttgatggatggttgaaagatacTAGAGCAGAGAAAGCAAAATCCACTTCTGAATCCAACCAAGTTTAtcttgatggatggttgaaagataccCGAGTTGAGAAAGCAAAATCTACAGGTGACACCAACCAAGTTTATCTTGATGGGTGGTTGAAAGATATCAGAGCTGAGAAAGAAAAGTCAATTCCTAACTCCAACCAAGTTtaccttgatggatggttgaaagatacaAGAGCAGAGAAAGCAAAATCCACCTCTGAATCCAACCAAGTTtaccttgatggatggttgaaagataccCGAGCTGAGAAAGACAAATCTACCCCTGACTCCAACCAAGTTtaccttgatggatggttgaaaaATACCCAAGCTAAGAAAACAAAAACCATGTCTGACTCCAACCAAGTTtaccttgatggatggttgaaagatTCCCGAACTGAGAGAACAAAAGCTACCCCTGACTCCAACCAAGTAtaccttgatggatggttgaaagataccCGAGCAGAGAAAACAAAATCCACCTCTGATTCCAAACAAGTTTATCTTGATGGTTGGTTGAAAGACACCCGAGCTGAAAAAGAAAAATCCTCCTCTGACTCCAACCAAGTTtaccttgatggatggttgaaagataTTCGAGCTGAAAAAACGAAATCCCCCTCTGACTCCAACCAAGTTTAtcttgatggatggttgaaagaCATTCGAGATGAGACAACAAAATCTACCTCTGATTCTAACCAGGTTTAtcttgatggatggttgaaagataTCCGAGCTGAGAAAACAAAATCCATCCCTGACTCCAAACAAGGTTAtcttgatggatggttgaaaaATACCCGAAACTAG